Proteins from one Poecile atricapillus isolate bPoeAtr1 chromosome 6, bPoeAtr1.hap1, whole genome shotgun sequence genomic window:
- the MMS19 gene encoding MMS19 nucleotide excision repair protein homolog, whose product MAAAGARAEALAASVRDFVSGQQDGRAAEVAAGVKDGRWTVLQLVEALGFCLENTDPRTRGRGIQLLSQVLLQCYSLLQEKEVLHLVLFYESRLQDHHLVIPSVLQGLRALSMCEVLSPGLAVSVLKAIFQEVHVQSLLQLDRYTVYSIITNFMSTREEELKGLGANFTFGFIQVMDGEKDPRNLLVAFQIVRDLISKDYALGPFVEELFEVTSCYFPVDFTPPPNDPHGIQREDLILSLRAVLASTPQFAEFLLPLLIEKLDSELQSAKLDSLQTLTACCAIYGQKELQEFLPSLWSSLRREVFQTASEKIETECLAALHALSACLSRSVLSSDSEDLLDSFLSSILQDCRHHLCEPDMKLVWPSAKLLQAAAGASLRTFHRITRSVLPLLLEQYTKHTQSSQRRTILEMLLGFLELQQKWGYVEEDENALLSLQAPVCSVVFSALMDPSVQLQLVGIKALTVLGSLQGFLTSSDLELVVDHLIRLALHEEDSQSSEAAMEAAGSMAPTYPKVFSGRMVPRLEEELQSEREESSYNHHSLQQRCLQALAAVSTHTSIVRETVPVLLQHLQKVQKGTEARNTQEMVSVCQSLHHVALQCQQDAEGCWYFHQTVVPCLLAMAVQAAMQESTHTLPGKALLEEEVLAAMIPVISAATTHLSPELAAQSVSHIVPLFLDGEVSFLPQNSFPSSFQPFGDGECLEAQRRLVALLMAFVCSLPRDVTIPQQEWLLRELLALSCSCNCPFTATTAAKCFAGLVNKHPAGQQLDEILQLAVNRMEPILAEGPRRTQALTLLLWVTKALVLRYHPLSSCLTDKLLGLLGDTELGPATADGFSLLMAESPDVLHKSCHADVRIMFRQRFFTDNVPKLVQGFHGAGPDVKANYLKGLSHVLNHLPKPVLVTELPTLLSLLLEALSCSDRVVQLSTLSCLHPLLLEAPQVMSLHVDTLVTKFLNLTSSPTMAVRIAALRCAHALTSLPTTVLLPYKGRVIRALAKPLDDKKRLVRKEAVAARGEWFLVGSPGR is encoded by the exons ATGGCGGCGGCCGGGGCCAGGGCGGAGGCTCTCGCCGCCTCCGTCCGGGACTTCGTGTCCGGGCAGCAGGACGGCCGCGCCGCGGAGGTGGCGGCAG GGGTGAAAGATGGAAGGTGGACAGTGCTGCAGCTTGTGGAAGCCCTGGG GTTTTGCCTGGAGAACACAGATCCTCGAACGCGAGGGCGAGGCATCCAGCTGTTGTCACAAGTCCTGCTCCAGTGttattccctgctccaggagaagGAAG TGCTGCATCTGGTCCTGTTCTATGAAAGCAGACTGCAAGATCATCATCTGGTGATTCCCTCGGTGCTCCAGGGACTCCGAGCACTG AGCATGTGTGaggtgctgtccccagggcttgCAGTGTCTGTGCTCAAAGCCATCTTCCAGGAGGTACATGTGCAG TCCTTGCTGCAGCTGGACCGCTACACAGTCTACAGCATCATCACCAACTTCATGAGCACCAGGGAGGAAG agctgaaagGCCTGGGTGCCAACTTCACCTTTGGCTTCATCCAAGTCATGGATGGGGAGAAGGATCCCCGCAATCTCCTGGTGGCCTTCCAGATTGTGCGTGATCTCATTTCCAAGGACTATGCCCTGG GTCCCTTTGTGGAGGAGCTGTTTGAAGTTACATCCTGCTACTTTCCTGTTGATTTTACTCCA CCCCCAAATGATCCTCATGGCATCCAGAGGGAAGACCTGATCCTGAGCCTCCGGGCCGTACTGGCATCCACACCCCAATTTGCTGAG TTCCTTCTCCCTCTGCTTATTGAGAAGTTGGACTCAGAACTGCAAAGTGCCAAGCTTGActcactgcagactctg ACTGCCTGCTGTGCCATCTATgggcagaaggagctgcaggaattccttcccagccTCTGGTCATCCCTGCGCAGAGAG GTGTTCCAGACAGCGAGCGAGAAGATTGAGACGGAATGCCTGGCTGCACTGCATGCTCTCTCTGCCTGCCTCTCCCGCTCCGTGCTCAGCTCTGATTCTGAGGATCTGCTGGATTCCTTCCTCAGCAGCATCCTGCAAG ATTGCAGGCACCATCTGTGCGAGCCTGACATGAAGCTGGTGTGGCCCAGTGCCAAACTCTTGCAGGCAGCAGCGGGTGCCTCCCTCCGCACCTTCCACCGCATCACCCGCAGcgtccttcccctgctgctggagcagtaCACCAAGCACACACAG agcagccagaggAGGACAATCCTGGAAATGCTGCTAGGCTTCCTGGAGTTGCAGCAGAAGTGGGGATATGTGGAAGAAG ATGAGAACGCTCTGCTGTCGCTCCAAGCCCCGGTTTGCTCTGTGGTGTTCTCAGCGCTGATGGATCCcagtgtgcagctgcagctggttgGGATCAAGGCATTGACTGTCCTGGGCTCCCTGCAAG GCTTCCTGACTTCCTCTGATCTGGAGCTGGTTGTGGATCACCTCATCCGTCTTGCTTTGCATGAGGAGGATTCCCAGAGCAG TGAAGCAGCAATGGAGGCAGCTGGGTCCATGGCCCCCACCTACCCAAAGGTTTTCTCTGGACGCATGGTACCCAGGCTTGAAGAGGAACTGCAGTCAG AGAGGGAAGAAAGCTCCTACAACCACCACTCCTTGCAGCAGCGCTGCCTGCAGGCCCTGGCAGCTGTGTCCACCCACACCAGCATCGTGAGGGAgactgtccctgtcctgctACAGCATCTCCAGAAGGTGCAGAAAG GGACCGAGGCCAGGAACACCCAAGAAATGGTCTCTGTGTGCCAGAGCCTGCACCACGTGGCCCTGCAGTGCCAACAGGATGCCGAGGGCTGCTGGTACTTCCACCAGACAGTGGTGCCATGCCTGCTGGCCATGGCTGTGCAGGCAGCCATGCAAG AGAGCACCCATACGTTGCCAGGCAAAGCACTGCTGGAGGAAGAGGTGCTGGCTGCCATGATCCCAGTCATCAGTGCTGCCACCACTCACCTGAGCCCTGA GCTGGCTGCCCAGAGTGTGTCTCACATAGTGCCCCTTTTTCTGGATGGAGAAGTCTCATTCCTACCCCAAAACAgttttccctcctccttccagCCTTTCGGG GATGGGGAGTGCTTGGAGGCACAGAGACGCCTGGTTGCCCTCCTCATGGCCTTTGTCTGCTCGTTGCCCCGTGAT GTGACAATCCCTCAGCAGGAATGGCTGCTCCGGGAGCTGCTGGCATTGAGCTGTTCCTGCAACTGTCCCTTCACGGCCACCACAGCTGCCAAGTGCTTTGCAGGGCTGGTGAACAAGCACCCAGCAG ggcagcagctggatgAAATCCTGCAGCTTGCAGTGAACAGGATGGAGCCCATCCTTGCAGAGGGGCCCCGCCGAACGCAGGCACTCACCTTGCTGCTCTGG GTGACCAAAGCTCTGGTGCTGCGCTACCACCCCCTGAGCTCCTGCCTGACGGACAAG CTACTGGGCCTGCTGggtgacacagagctgggccCTGCTACAGCCGATGGCTTCTCCCTGCTCATGGCCGAGTCCCCGGACGTGCTGCACAAGAGCTGCCATGCTGACGTGCGCATCATGTTCCGCCAGCGCTTCTTCACTGACAATGTCCCTAAGCTGGTGCAAGGCTTCCATGGGGCTGGTCCTG ATGTGAAGGCAAATTACCTGAAAGGCCTGTCCCATGTACTCAACCACCTCCCCAAACCTGTGCTGGTGACAGAGTTGCCCACG ctgctttccctcctgcttgAGGCCTTGTCCTGCTCAGATCGTGTAGTACAGCTCTCCACACTGAGCTGCCTCCACCCACTGCTGCTCGAAGCTCCCCAGGTCATGAGCCTGCATGTCGACACACTGGTCACCAAGTTCCTCAACCTCACCTCCAGCCCCACCATG GCTGTCCGCATCGCCGCCCTGCGCTGTGCCCATGCTCTCACCAGTCTGCCCACAACAGTG CTGCTCCCATACAAGGGCCGAGTTATCCGGGCACTGGCCAAGCCTTTGGACGACAAAAAGAGGCTGGTACGGAAGGAAGCAGTGGCAGCACGTGGAGAATG gttCCTGGTTGGGAGCCCAGGGAGGTGA
- the ZDHHC16 gene encoding palmitoyltransferase ZDHHC16 isoform X2, whose translation MQRDILATPAPQPPGAWAQLLQLGILGSSGSCTTGISASGRGNPSQGTARQQGGLPTPSSCPPRRGVAGMRSRQRMFAAVMRLLLKCLRLGRRRRFKLVRQVEQLWHYGHLCLRSLLYNSFTNGDVVLDSLFEPVYWLVDHVTRWFGVVFVALVIGLTSSIVAIVYICLLPLILQTYTPAWICWHLAYGHWNLIMIVFHYYMAITTSPGHPPQAKNDLTGVSICRKCIAPKPARTHHCSICNRCVLKMDHHCPWLNNCVGHYNHRYFFSFCLFMTMGCIYCSISGWEMFRDAYAAIETYYQTPPPTFSFRQRAFHKSVVYLWVLCSSVALALGALTLWHAALITRGETSIERHINRKERQRLQKKGKVSIVHGMRAGWGRARCDAPVPVLQVFRNPYSYGSWDNWKVFLGVDVPRHWLTRVLLPSPHPPHGTGLSWDLPPCVIEQRAPLLAI comes from the exons ATGCAAAGAGACATCCTGGCGACACCAGCCCCGCAGCCTCCAGGAGCCTGGGCTCAGCTTCTCCAGCTCGGCATCCTTGGCAGTTCAGGGAGCTGCACTACCGGCATCAGCGCATCAGGGAGGGGAAACCCTTCCCAAGGGACAGCCAGGCAGCAGGGTGGCCTGCCCACGCCGAGCTCCTGTCCCCCCAGGCGTGGTGTGGCAGGAATGAGGAGCCGGCAGCGGATGTTTGCTGCGGTGATGCGCCTGCTCCTCAAGTGCCTGCGACTGGGCCGGCGGCGGCGGTTCAAGCTGGTGCGGCAGGTGGAGCAGCTGTGGCACTACGGACACCTCTGCCTCCGCTCCCTGCTCTACAACTCCTTTACCAACGGCGATGTGGTGCTTGACTCTCTCTTCGAGCCGGTCTACTGGCTGGTGGACCATGTCACCCGCTGGTTTGGTGTG GTGTTTGTGGCACTGGTGATTGGGCTGACAAGCTCTATTGTGGCCATCGTGTACATCTGCCTGCTGCCCCTCATCCTGCAGACCTACACACCTGCCTGGATATGCTGGCACCTCGCCTATGGACACTGGAACCTCATCATGATTGTCTTCCATTACTACATGGCTATCACCACTTCACCTGGGCACCCACCACAG GCCAAGAACGACCTCACTGGTGTGTCCATCTGCAGGAAATGCATTGCACCTAAGCCAGCTCGCACCCACCACTGCAGCATCTGCAACAG GTGTGTGCTGAAGATGGACCACCACTGCC CCTGGCTAAACAACTGTGTGGGACACTACAACCACCGCTActtcttctccttctgcttGTTCATGACCATGGGCTGCATTTACTGCAGCATCAGTGGCTGGGAGATGTTCCGGGATGCCTATGCAGCCATTGAG ACATACTACCAGACCCCACCACCCACCTTCTCCTTCCGCCAGCGAGCTTTCCACAAGAGCGTGGTCTACCTCTGGGTCCTGTGCAG CTCAGTTGCCTTGGCCCTGGGTGCCCTCACACTGTGGCACGCTGCCCTCATTACCCGCGGGGAAACGAGCATTGAACGGCACATCAACagaaaggagaggcagagactGCAGAAGAAAGGCAAGGTGAGCATAGTCCATGGCATGAGGGCtggctggggcagagccagATGTGATGcgcctgtccctgtcctgcaggTCTTCAGGAACCCCTACAGTTACGGCAGCTGGGATAACTGGAAAGTGTTCCTGGGTGTGGATGTGCCAAG GCACTGGCTCACCCGAGTCCTGCTGCCCTCTCCTCACCCGCCCCATGGAACGGGCCTGAGCTGGGACCTGCCTCCCTGTGTGATAGAGCAACGCGCACCACTTCTGGCAATCTGA
- the ZDHHC16 gene encoding palmitoyltransferase ZDHHC16 isoform X1: MQRDILATPAPQPPGAWAQLLQLGILGSSGSCTTGISASGRGNPSQGTARQQGGLPTPSSCPPRRGVAGMRSRQRMFAAVMRLLLKCLRLGRRRRFKLVRQVEQLWHYGHLCLRSLLYNSFTNGDVVLDSLFEPVYWLVDHVTRWFGVVFVALVIGLTSSIVAIVYICLLPLILQTYTPAWICWHLAYGHWNLIMIVFHYYMAITTSPGHPPQAKNDLTGVSICRKCIAPKPARTHHCSICNRCVLKMDHHCPWLNNCVGHYNHRYFFSFCLFMTMGCIYCSISGWEMFRDAYAAIERMKLLEKERLQVAANQTYYQTPPPTFSFRQRAFHKSVVYLWVLCSSVALALGALTLWHAALITRGETSIERHINRKERQRLQKKGKVSIVHGMRAGWGRARCDAPVPVLQVFRNPYSYGSWDNWKVFLGVDVPRHWLTRVLLPSPHPPHGTGLSWDLPPCVIEQRAPLLAI, from the exons ATGCAAAGAGACATCCTGGCGACACCAGCCCCGCAGCCTCCAGGAGCCTGGGCTCAGCTTCTCCAGCTCGGCATCCTTGGCAGTTCAGGGAGCTGCACTACCGGCATCAGCGCATCAGGGAGGGGAAACCCTTCCCAAGGGACAGCCAGGCAGCAGGGTGGCCTGCCCACGCCGAGCTCCTGTCCCCCCAGGCGTGGTGTGGCAGGAATGAGGAGCCGGCAGCGGATGTTTGCTGCGGTGATGCGCCTGCTCCTCAAGTGCCTGCGACTGGGCCGGCGGCGGCGGTTCAAGCTGGTGCGGCAGGTGGAGCAGCTGTGGCACTACGGACACCTCTGCCTCCGCTCCCTGCTCTACAACTCCTTTACCAACGGCGATGTGGTGCTTGACTCTCTCTTCGAGCCGGTCTACTGGCTGGTGGACCATGTCACCCGCTGGTTTGGTGTG GTGTTTGTGGCACTGGTGATTGGGCTGACAAGCTCTATTGTGGCCATCGTGTACATCTGCCTGCTGCCCCTCATCCTGCAGACCTACACACCTGCCTGGATATGCTGGCACCTCGCCTATGGACACTGGAACCTCATCATGATTGTCTTCCATTACTACATGGCTATCACCACTTCACCTGGGCACCCACCACAG GCCAAGAACGACCTCACTGGTGTGTCCATCTGCAGGAAATGCATTGCACCTAAGCCAGCTCGCACCCACCACTGCAGCATCTGCAACAG GTGTGTGCTGAAGATGGACCACCACTGCC CCTGGCTAAACAACTGTGTGGGACACTACAACCACCGCTActtcttctccttctgcttGTTCATGACCATGGGCTGCATTTACTGCAGCATCAGTGGCTGGGAGATGTTCCGGGATGCCTATGCAGCCATTGAG AGAATGAAACTGCTTGAGAAGGAGAGACTGCAGGTGGCTGCCAACCAG ACATACTACCAGACCCCACCACCCACCTTCTCCTTCCGCCAGCGAGCTTTCCACAAGAGCGTGGTCTACCTCTGGGTCCTGTGCAG CTCAGTTGCCTTGGCCCTGGGTGCCCTCACACTGTGGCACGCTGCCCTCATTACCCGCGGGGAAACGAGCATTGAACGGCACATCAACagaaaggagaggcagagactGCAGAAGAAAGGCAAGGTGAGCATAGTCCATGGCATGAGGGCtggctggggcagagccagATGTGATGcgcctgtccctgtcctgcaggTCTTCAGGAACCCCTACAGTTACGGCAGCTGGGATAACTGGAAAGTGTTCCTGGGTGTGGATGTGCCAAG GCACTGGCTCACCCGAGTCCTGCTGCCCTCTCCTCACCCGCCCCATGGAACGGGCCTGAGCTGGGACCTGCCTCCCTGTGTGATAGAGCAACGCGCACCACTTCTGGCAATCTGA
- the ZDHHC16 gene encoding palmitoyltransferase ZDHHC16 isoform X3, which produces MQRDILATPAPQPPGAWAQLLQLGILGSSGSCTTGISASGRGNPSQGTARQQGGLPTPSSCPPRRGVAGMRSRQRMFAAVMRLLLKCLRLGRRRRFKLVRQVEQLWHYGHLCLRSLLYNSFTNGDVVLDSLFEPVYWLVDHVTRWFGVVFVALVIGLTSSIVAIVYICLLPLILQTYTPAWICWHLAYGHWNLIMIVFHYYMAITTSPGHPPQAKNDLTGVSICRKCIAPKPARTHHCSICNRCVLKMDHHCPWLNNCVGHYNHRYFFSFCLFMTMGCIYCSISGWEMFRDAYAAIERMKLLEKERLQVAANQTYYQTPPPTFSFRQRAFHKSVVYLWVLCSSVALALGALTLWHAALITRGETSIERHINRKERQRLQKKGKVFRNPYSYGSWDNWKVFLGVDVPRHWLTRVLLPSPHPPHGTGLSWDLPPCVIEQRAPLLAI; this is translated from the exons ATGCAAAGAGACATCCTGGCGACACCAGCCCCGCAGCCTCCAGGAGCCTGGGCTCAGCTTCTCCAGCTCGGCATCCTTGGCAGTTCAGGGAGCTGCACTACCGGCATCAGCGCATCAGGGAGGGGAAACCCTTCCCAAGGGACAGCCAGGCAGCAGGGTGGCCTGCCCACGCCGAGCTCCTGTCCCCCCAGGCGTGGTGTGGCAGGAATGAGGAGCCGGCAGCGGATGTTTGCTGCGGTGATGCGCCTGCTCCTCAAGTGCCTGCGACTGGGCCGGCGGCGGCGGTTCAAGCTGGTGCGGCAGGTGGAGCAGCTGTGGCACTACGGACACCTCTGCCTCCGCTCCCTGCTCTACAACTCCTTTACCAACGGCGATGTGGTGCTTGACTCTCTCTTCGAGCCGGTCTACTGGCTGGTGGACCATGTCACCCGCTGGTTTGGTGTG GTGTTTGTGGCACTGGTGATTGGGCTGACAAGCTCTATTGTGGCCATCGTGTACATCTGCCTGCTGCCCCTCATCCTGCAGACCTACACACCTGCCTGGATATGCTGGCACCTCGCCTATGGACACTGGAACCTCATCATGATTGTCTTCCATTACTACATGGCTATCACCACTTCACCTGGGCACCCACCACAG GCCAAGAACGACCTCACTGGTGTGTCCATCTGCAGGAAATGCATTGCACCTAAGCCAGCTCGCACCCACCACTGCAGCATCTGCAACAG GTGTGTGCTGAAGATGGACCACCACTGCC CCTGGCTAAACAACTGTGTGGGACACTACAACCACCGCTActtcttctccttctgcttGTTCATGACCATGGGCTGCATTTACTGCAGCATCAGTGGCTGGGAGATGTTCCGGGATGCCTATGCAGCCATTGAG AGAATGAAACTGCTTGAGAAGGAGAGACTGCAGGTGGCTGCCAACCAG ACATACTACCAGACCCCACCACCCACCTTCTCCTTCCGCCAGCGAGCTTTCCACAAGAGCGTGGTCTACCTCTGGGTCCTGTGCAG CTCAGTTGCCTTGGCCCTGGGTGCCCTCACACTGTGGCACGCTGCCCTCATTACCCGCGGGGAAACGAGCATTGAACGGCACATCAACagaaaggagaggcagagactGCAGAAGAAAGGCAAG gTCTTCAGGAACCCCTACAGTTACGGCAGCTGGGATAACTGGAAAGTGTTCCTGGGTGTGGATGTGCCAAG GCACTGGCTCACCCGAGTCCTGCTGCCCTCTCCTCACCCGCCCCATGGAACGGGCCTGAGCTGGGACCTGCCTCCCTGTGTGATAGAGCAACGCGCACCACTTCTGGCAATCTGA
- the ZDHHC16 gene encoding palmitoyltransferase ZDHHC16 isoform X5 — protein sequence MRSRQRMFAAVMRLLLKCLRLGRRRRFKLVRQVEQLWHYGHLCLRSLLYNSFTNGDVVLDSLFEPVYWLVDHVTRWFGVVFVALVIGLTSSIVAIVYICLLPLILQTYTPAWICWHLAYGHWNLIMIVFHYYMAITTSPGHPPQAKNDLTGVSICRKCIAPKPARTHHCSICNRCVLKMDHHCPWLNNCVGHYNHRYFFSFCLFMTMGCIYCSISGWEMFRDAYAAIERMKLLEKERLQVAANQTYYQTPPPTFSFRQRAFHKSVVYLWVLCSSVALALGALTLWHAALITRGETSIERHINRKERQRLQKKGKVSIVHGMRAGWGRARCDAPVPVLQVFRNPYSYGSWDNWKVFLGVDVPRHWLTRVLLPSPHPPHGTGLSWDLPPCVIEQRAPLLAI from the exons ATGAGGAGCCGGCAGCGGATGTTTGCTGCGGTGATGCGCCTGCTCCTCAAGTGCCTGCGACTGGGCCGGCGGCGGCGGTTCAAGCTGGTGCGGCAGGTGGAGCAGCTGTGGCACTACGGACACCTCTGCCTCCGCTCCCTGCTCTACAACTCCTTTACCAACGGCGATGTGGTGCTTGACTCTCTCTTCGAGCCGGTCTACTGGCTGGTGGACCATGTCACCCGCTGGTTTGGTGTG GTGTTTGTGGCACTGGTGATTGGGCTGACAAGCTCTATTGTGGCCATCGTGTACATCTGCCTGCTGCCCCTCATCCTGCAGACCTACACACCTGCCTGGATATGCTGGCACCTCGCCTATGGACACTGGAACCTCATCATGATTGTCTTCCATTACTACATGGCTATCACCACTTCACCTGGGCACCCACCACAG GCCAAGAACGACCTCACTGGTGTGTCCATCTGCAGGAAATGCATTGCACCTAAGCCAGCTCGCACCCACCACTGCAGCATCTGCAACAG GTGTGTGCTGAAGATGGACCACCACTGCC CCTGGCTAAACAACTGTGTGGGACACTACAACCACCGCTActtcttctccttctgcttGTTCATGACCATGGGCTGCATTTACTGCAGCATCAGTGGCTGGGAGATGTTCCGGGATGCCTATGCAGCCATTGAG AGAATGAAACTGCTTGAGAAGGAGAGACTGCAGGTGGCTGCCAACCAG ACATACTACCAGACCCCACCACCCACCTTCTCCTTCCGCCAGCGAGCTTTCCACAAGAGCGTGGTCTACCTCTGGGTCCTGTGCAG CTCAGTTGCCTTGGCCCTGGGTGCCCTCACACTGTGGCACGCTGCCCTCATTACCCGCGGGGAAACGAGCATTGAACGGCACATCAACagaaaggagaggcagagactGCAGAAGAAAGGCAAGGTGAGCATAGTCCATGGCATGAGGGCtggctggggcagagccagATGTGATGcgcctgtccctgtcctgcaggTCTTCAGGAACCCCTACAGTTACGGCAGCTGGGATAACTGGAAAGTGTTCCTGGGTGTGGATGTGCCAAG GCACTGGCTCACCCGAGTCCTGCTGCCCTCTCCTCACCCGCCCCATGGAACGGGCCTGAGCTGGGACCTGCCTCCCTGTGTGATAGAGCAACGCGCACCACTTCTGGCAATCTGA
- the ZDHHC16 gene encoding palmitoyltransferase ZDHHC16 isoform X4: protein MQRDILATPAPQPPGAWAQLLQLGILGSSGSCTTGISASGRGNPSQGTARQQGGLPTPSSCPPRRGVAGMRSRQRMFAAVMRLLLKCLRLGRRRRFKLVRQVEQLWHYGHLCLRSLLYNSFTNGDVVLDSLFEPVYWLVDHVTRWFGVVFVALVIGLTSSIVAIVYICLLPLILQTYTPAWICWHLAYGHWNLIMIVFHYYMAITTSPGHPPQAKNDLTGVSICRKCIAPKPARTHHCSICNRCVLKMDHHCPWLNNCVGHYNHRYFFSFCLFMTMGCIYCSISGWEMFRDAYAAIETYYQTPPPTFSFRQRAFHKSVVYLWVLCSSVALALGALTLWHAALITRGETSIERHINRKERQRLQKKGKVFRNPYSYGSWDNWKVFLGVDVPRHWLTRVLLPSPHPPHGTGLSWDLPPCVIEQRAPLLAI, encoded by the exons ATGCAAAGAGACATCCTGGCGACACCAGCCCCGCAGCCTCCAGGAGCCTGGGCTCAGCTTCTCCAGCTCGGCATCCTTGGCAGTTCAGGGAGCTGCACTACCGGCATCAGCGCATCAGGGAGGGGAAACCCTTCCCAAGGGACAGCCAGGCAGCAGGGTGGCCTGCCCACGCCGAGCTCCTGTCCCCCCAGGCGTGGTGTGGCAGGAATGAGGAGCCGGCAGCGGATGTTTGCTGCGGTGATGCGCCTGCTCCTCAAGTGCCTGCGACTGGGCCGGCGGCGGCGGTTCAAGCTGGTGCGGCAGGTGGAGCAGCTGTGGCACTACGGACACCTCTGCCTCCGCTCCCTGCTCTACAACTCCTTTACCAACGGCGATGTGGTGCTTGACTCTCTCTTCGAGCCGGTCTACTGGCTGGTGGACCATGTCACCCGCTGGTTTGGTGTG GTGTTTGTGGCACTGGTGATTGGGCTGACAAGCTCTATTGTGGCCATCGTGTACATCTGCCTGCTGCCCCTCATCCTGCAGACCTACACACCTGCCTGGATATGCTGGCACCTCGCCTATGGACACTGGAACCTCATCATGATTGTCTTCCATTACTACATGGCTATCACCACTTCACCTGGGCACCCACCACAG GCCAAGAACGACCTCACTGGTGTGTCCATCTGCAGGAAATGCATTGCACCTAAGCCAGCTCGCACCCACCACTGCAGCATCTGCAACAG GTGTGTGCTGAAGATGGACCACCACTGCC CCTGGCTAAACAACTGTGTGGGACACTACAACCACCGCTActtcttctccttctgcttGTTCATGACCATGGGCTGCATTTACTGCAGCATCAGTGGCTGGGAGATGTTCCGGGATGCCTATGCAGCCATTGAG ACATACTACCAGACCCCACCACCCACCTTCTCCTTCCGCCAGCGAGCTTTCCACAAGAGCGTGGTCTACCTCTGGGTCCTGTGCAG CTCAGTTGCCTTGGCCCTGGGTGCCCTCACACTGTGGCACGCTGCCCTCATTACCCGCGGGGAAACGAGCATTGAACGGCACATCAACagaaaggagaggcagagactGCAGAAGAAAGGCAAG gTCTTCAGGAACCCCTACAGTTACGGCAGCTGGGATAACTGGAAAGTGTTCCTGGGTGTGGATGTGCCAAG GCACTGGCTCACCCGAGTCCTGCTGCCCTCTCCTCACCCGCCCCATGGAACGGGCCTGAGCTGGGACCTGCCTCCCTGTGTGATAGAGCAACGCGCACCACTTCTGGCAATCTGA